In the genome of Gemmatimonadaceae bacterium, the window ACAAGCAAGGCGTTGGGCGGCCGCGTGCTGAAGCGGCAGCGCAGCTATCCCGGTCTCACGCAGATCTTCTCGAGATACTACGCATCAATCGGGGCGAGAGGCCCGTCGCCGACACCACCCGAGGAGATTCTCGACACGGTGAGGATCTGCGGGGATATCGCGGGGCGCCTAACTACGGAAGGGCCGGAAACCTCGTCGATCGAGGCGACGTCCCGGTGCGTTCTCGTAACGGGCGGAACGGGTTTCCTGGGCCGCTCGGTTGTGCGCGCACTAAACGCGCGCGGCGCTCGGGTGCGAGTACTCGCGAGGAGATTGCCCTCGGAGTGGGAGCGAATTGCGGGTGTCGAGTACGTCGCGTGCGACCTCGCCGACCAATTGGACGCTCAGCCCATGGAGGACGTGCACGTCATCGTGCATTGCGCCGCGGAGACAGCCGGCGGGAAAGCGGCGCACGAGCGGAACTCGATTGGCGCAACCGATCGGCTTCTCCGCGTCGCGGCAAAGGCAGGCGTCCGTAGCGTGGTGCACGTGAGTAGTCTCGCCGTGCTCGCGTCCAGCCCTCCGCGTAAGCCGCTCGACGAGACCAGTTCACTGGAAGCAGCACGCGAACGGTGCGGACCCTACGTGTGGGGAAAGCTCGAATCGGAACGCATCGCTTCAGAGCTTGGTGCGGAACTCGGTCTCGATATAAAGATCGTTCGTCCAGGCGCCATCATCGATTACAACCGCTTCGAGCCACCGGGCAGAATCGGGAAGCGCCTCGGCAATATCTTCGTTGCCGTTGGGCCCAGACGGTCGAAGGTCGGTACGGTCGATGTCGATTTTGCCGGTCATGCGATTGCGTGGATGGCAATGCACGTGGCGGAGGCGCCCGGAGTTATTAATTTGCTCACACCAGACCTGCCGACGCGCCGCGAACTGGTTGCTCGACTGCGCAGCGCCAATCCGGACTTATCCGTCCTGTGGCTACCGCGAGCCGTTGTCCAACTGCTCTCGTGGCTCGCGCTTCCCGCACAGCGCATACTGCGTCCGGGAACGCCGCCGATGAATATCGCGCGGGCCTTTGCCTCGCAGACCTATGACACGCGGCGGGCGGCGGAGCTTGCACGAACCGTAGCCGCGTCTTTCAGCAATGGCACCGAAGCGCCGGAGGCCGAGACCGGAGAAGTGGCCGACGAGGAGATCGCTGTCGTATGACGGTTGGTCTGGCGAAAAGCGACACAGATGCCGGCCAGCCGCAAATCACGGTCACCCGTCGTCGCTTGCGCATCGTGCACATCTACGATGGCGACTACCCCACTCCCGACGTGCGGACTGAAAAGGTCAGTCGAGCACTGACCGATGCCGGCTGTGAGGTGCATATCGTCGCGCGAAACCGTACCTGGGGGCCGACACGAGAGCAGTTGCCCGAAGGTCTCGTCCACCGGATGCGGCCGCTCAAGTCGTTAGGCCAACGCCTCGATGCCGCGCTCGGCTTCCCGGCGTTCGTGAATCCGCGATGGGTATCGCTGCTCTCGGCAACGGTGCGAACAGTTCGGCCGGACGTGATCATCGCCAGAGATCTTCCCCTGTGTCCGACTGCGCTTTGGGTCGGGCGTCGCTTCGGAGTACCAGTCGTCTTCGACATGGCGGAGAATTACCCTGCCATGATGCGAGACATCTGGAATGTCAGTCGCCAAAGCGCTCTCGACTGGTTTGTGAGAAACCCAACTGCCGTAGCGGCTGTCGAGCGCTACTGTCTTCCTCGGGTTGACCACGTGATCACAGTTGTCGAGGAATCGGCGCGCCGAGTTATCAGCGCCGGCGTGCCGGAGACGCGCGTGAGTGTTGTAAGGAACACTCCATTTCTCTCCCGGCTGCCGACGCTATCAGAGAAGGATCGTTCACCCACGCGTCCGCTCGAGCTCATTTATCTCGGCCTCATCGAGATACCGCGCGGGATCGACGAGGTCCTGGAGGCCCTCGCTATCCTGCGCAGCGAACAGCGCGCCGTGCACTGCACGTTTATCGGTTCTGGACGCGACGAGCAGTTGCTGCGCCATCGTGCGAATGCGCTCGGACTGCAAACGGAAGCGAAGTTCGTGGGCTTCGTTCCGTATCGTGATGCGTTGCGACTTGTTGCACGCGCCGACGTTGGTATAGTCCCCCACCGCGCCACCGAAGCCTGGAACACCACGATCCCGAACAAGCTCTTTGATTACATGGGCGCTGGGCTACCTGTCCTGACATCCGATGCCGCGCCAGCAGCGCGCATCATTCGCGAGGCCGGCGCCGGTGAAGTCTTCCGGTCGCGGGACAGCAGGGACCTCGCGTTCGCCATCACGCGGCTATTCGACTCCGATGTTCGAGCAACGTGTGCCGAAGCCGGTCGCCGGGCGGTCTTCGAGCGATACAATTGGGCTCACGATTCACAGCGACTGCTGCGAGCTATCGAAGCTGCGACCGAGCGAGGCGGCCGATCCGCCGGCGCCGGTTCTTACGGCCGGCTGATGTGGGTGTGATCGATCCAAAAGTAGTCGGTCTCGCTCTTCGTGTCCCCGACGCCGCCCCAGACCGGAGCGTACTGCATCTCGCCAAAGCCGTCGTAGGGGTAGTTCATGTTCGAGTAATTCATGACGAGCGTTCCATCGAGCCACGACTTCAGAATTCCGTCGCCGGACGTGCCGCTCGTGCCGTACTTCAGGTAGACCTCGACCCGATGCCACGTACCTAACGTGAACTCGGGGTTGCTCGCATTTTGATTGAGCCAGTACGTCGGCTGTCCCGTCGCGTCGAGTTCGGCCTCATAGCGCAGGTGGTACGGCGCGCTGGAACCCCACACCACGATGAGCAGCGCATTCGTGCTGCTGCCCGTGTCGAGGAACATGACCTTGTTCACCCCGGACGAATGCCCTTGCCACGGATTCGAAATCTTTAACCAGAACGCGACGTAGAGCTCTTTTGGATGCTCGCCCGAGGGCGCGTCATACCAGAACTTCACGGGCTCTCCGCCGCCGGCGAAACCCTGCGGGAACGTGATCTGAAAGACGCTCGGCGGGGAGAACGGCGCTGCCGCATCGGCGATGATCGCCGCGTTGCGAGCGCCGGTGTTGTTGTCCCATCCTCCGCCCGGCGTGAGCGTCGACCAATCCACGTCGGTCAAGGTGCGGAACCCCGCTGGCTCGTTCGGCCAGTCCCCCGGTGGAATTAACTGCTTGGATGCAGCCGAGGGACTCGAGCAGGCAACGGCCGAGATCAATGCGATGACCGCGACCCGATGACGCGCTGTGTCACCCTTCCACACGGCAATCATGTTCTTCATCTGCTCCCCACAGGTATGGTTCGGCGGCTCGACTGGCTTGGCGCGATTCACGGCGCTGTAGCCTCGGAGCTTTGCGTCGCCGGCTTTCGCCGGGTTTGCCATGTCGGCCAGCCTCTACGAGGTGGTCGATCCTCCGTGTAGCGGATGCGATTCCGAGGGAGCAGATACCAATGCGGCTCGCTCTGTGGTGCGACGACTAATCGAGCGCTCAGTCACGCTAAAGAGCCTTGCTTTCACGAGTGTGTCGGGCGCAGTGGCGTACGTCCACGCAATAAGACCTCACAAGCCAGGAACCTCGTACACGGCGCCATTCGGCCATTGCCGGACAAGCCGAAATCGACGAGCCACTTCAGACCGAAGAGCGAGCGACCACTCGCTCGTGTCGACCACGACATACTTGATGTGGAAGTCCTGTGTCGCCCTCGTTAGATCCTGCGGAGATCCGAGCAGTCGATAGAATTGGTACGATCGGTTCTTCAGGTCGGTGGAAAGGAGTGCGGACGCGAGCACGCGGTCAGCTGGCCGCGTGTTTTCCTGCATCCATCCGACAACATTGGCATACCCGCCGCCACGATTCGCAATGCCATTGGCAGCGAAATAAGCAAGTTCAAATACGATGATCAGTGAGATCGCCGCTGTCTGAGGGCGCACAAGTCGAGCGGTCAAAGGCACCCTCGGGCTGGAGATCGCGTCGATCGCCACGACGGCGAAAAAAAGAATTGCAGGGAAGATGAGATAGAAGTACCTGAGCGGCTGGAACATCTGCGTCAGCAAGTAAGCGCCTCCGATCAGTAACCACGCAGCAAAAAAGAGCGACCCTCGTGGGCGCAAATAAGACGCAACGACGAGACCAAGCGACGCAAGCACCAGAAAGAATGGCTCTTCGCGAAACAATGCCAATAGTGTGCGTCCAGCGAATATCGGATCGATCCCGAAACGGCCGACGCGAACCAACGGATGCGACAGGGCTTCGAAGTGCTTGCCGTCCAACTCGTATTTGAATGCTCGAGTGAATTCGACCGGCCACGAAAGGTAAAGCAATCCGTAGATTGCTCCGGCGACGCCTAACGACACGACCAGGAAGACACATGAACGGAGAGCGACCCTTTTCCAGGGCGACTTCGAATCACTCTCGTGCGTATTCGTCCTAGCGTGCTGTGCGAGGAGCACGGTGCACGGTGCGAGAGCAAAGATGGCATTTACTTTCGTGAGCAGTACCAGACTGAACGCGACTCCCGCCAACACGGCCATTCGCCACCCGTCGAATGTGATCAGGACCATCGTCAGGAGAATGAGCGCAAGTTGAAGTGATTCAATGAGCGCGACACGGGAAGTGAACGCGGCCCACTCAGAGACGCTGAAGAGAAGCGCGCCCCAGAGTGCCAGATCTCGTCGCTCGGTCATTCGCCGGATCAGTACGAAGAAAAGAATTGGCGACGCGGCGCCGGCTAGGGCGCTAATGATGCGCGCGGCGGCGATACTCGGCCCGCTAACCGCGAACACAGCACTCGACAAGACGTGAAAAAAGGGTGACAACAGCGCATGCGTGAGACGATCCATGAACCGGTCACCATAGAGCACGTAGTTCTTGCTGGACTCGGTCCAAAGCCCTTCATCAGCCATCACGCCTGGGAACCGACCAAGTCCGACGAGGCGCAATAGGAGTCCCGCGGTGAAAATCAGAACTAGCGGCCATCGCGTCGGCAGTGCTCGGGCAAGAGTCTTATCGGTCGCGTCGCTTGCAGATGTATAGACGACCGTCGTAGCTGTGCGCGATTGCATTTCGCTAACGGGGTCGATTGAAGTTGAACCGTGTAGTGTGCCAGAAAGCAGCGATGCCATCGCGCCAGTTGATCTTCTTCCCCTCCGCGTACGTGCGACCGCTGTAGCTGATTTGCACCTCGAAGATCCGGGCTCGAGCCTGCGCGAGCCGTGCGGTCACCTCCGGCTCGAATCCAAATCGATCCGTTGTTAGTCTGGGCAAAACCACCTGCCTCGCTAAGTCACCGCGAATGGCCTTGTAGCACGTTTCCATATCGGTGAGGTTGAGATTCGTCAGCATGTTCGAATACATCGTCAACAGCTTGTTTCCTACCGAGTGCCAGAAGTAGAGCACCCGGTGCGGACCGCCGAGGAAGCGCGAGCCGAAGCATGCGT includes:
- a CDS encoding Gfo/Idh/MocA family oxidoreductase — protein: MTKTPDTIDPPLRVALIGAGKMGRHHARAIARLGPSASLVAVADPSASAREAIFNTYPAAQAFESVDALLSAVRPDVVHVCTAPDTHEAVATAAINAGCHVYVEKPFVTTVHAARRLLALATAHRVSACVGHQLLFEPVARALLEALPLLGQVVHVESYFSFRTVRRSPDGRAPLRADQQLVDILPHSVSLLLRILAANSPGETELTHVEVGPAGTVHALVRRGGMTGALVVTLEGRPIESYVRVVGSNGTLHADFVRGTLQRQIGPGTSGIDKALAPFRLAWQLGVGTSKALGGRVLKRQRSYPGLTQIFSRYYASIGARGPSPTPPEEILDTVRICGDIAGRLTTEGPETSSIEATSRCVLVTGGTGFLGRSVVRALNARGARVRVLARRLPSEWERIAGVEYVACDLADQLDAQPMEDVHVIVHCAAETAGGKAAHERNSIGATDRLLRVAAKAGVRSVVHVSSLAVLASSPPRKPLDETSSLEAARERCGPYVWGKLESERIASELGAELGLDIKIVRPGAIIDYNRFEPPGRIGKRLGNIFVAVGPRRSKVGTVDVDFAGHAIAWMAMHVAEAPGVINLLTPDLPTRRELVARLRSANPDLSVLWLPRAVVQLLSWLALPAQRILRPGTPPMNIARAFASQTYDTRRAAELARTVAASFSNGTEAPEAETGEVADEEIAVV
- a CDS encoding phospholipid carrier-dependent glycosyltransferase — translated: MADEGLWTESSKNYVLYGDRFMDRLTHALLSPFFHVLSSAVFAVSGPSIAAARIISALAGAASPILFFVLIRRMTERRDLALWGALLFSVSEWAAFTSRVALIESLQLALILLTMVLITFDGWRMAVLAGVAFSLVLLTKVNAIFALAPCTVLLAQHARTNTHESDSKSPWKRVALRSCVFLVVSLGVAGAIYGLLYLSWPVEFTRAFKYELDGKHFEALSHPLVRVGRFGIDPIFAGRTLLALFREEPFFLVLASLGLVVASYLRPRGSLFFAAWLLIGGAYLLTQMFQPLRYFYLIFPAILFFAVVAIDAISSPRVPLTARLVRPQTAAISLIIVFELAYFAANGIANRGGGYANVVGWMQENTRPADRVLASALLSTDLKNRSYQFYRLLGSPQDLTRATQDFHIKYVVVDTSEWSLALRSEVARRFRLVRQWPNGAVYEVPGL
- a CDS encoding glycosyltransferase family 4 protein, with protein sequence MTVGLAKSDTDAGQPQITVTRRRLRIVHIYDGDYPTPDVRTEKVSRALTDAGCEVHIVARNRTWGPTREQLPEGLVHRMRPLKSLGQRLDAALGFPAFVNPRWVSLLSATVRTVRPDVIIARDLPLCPTALWVGRRFGVPVVFDMAENYPAMMRDIWNVSRQSALDWFVRNPTAVAAVERYCLPRVDHVITVVEESARRVISAGVPETRVSVVRNTPFLSRLPTLSEKDRSPTRPLELIYLGLIEIPRGIDEVLEALAILRSEQRAVHCTFIGSGRDEQLLRHRANALGLQTEAKFVGFVPYRDALRLVARADVGIVPHRATEAWNTTIPNKLFDYMGAGLPVLTSDAAPAARIIREAGAGEVFRSRDSRDLAFAITRLFDSDVRATCAEAGRRAVFERYNWAHDSQRLLRAIEAATERGGRSAGAGSYGRLMWV
- a CDS encoding glycosyltransferase family 2 protein; this encodes MRYRHRTPLDRGTIRLSVLIPVYNERHTIELILEEVYNTSVAKEIIVVDDCSTDGTRELLEGLLEAGRIDRLHLQPVNRGKGAAIRQALSMSTGDVVIVQDADLEYDPDDWHQLLEPIIDGRADACFGSRFLGGPHRVLYFWHSVGNKLLTMYSNMLTNLNLTDMETCYKAIRGDLARQVVLPRLTTDRFGFEPEVTARLAQARARIFEVQISYSGRTYAEGKKINWRDGIAAFWHTTRFNFNRPR